One genomic segment of Pseudomonadota bacterium includes these proteins:
- a CDS encoding electron transfer flavoprotein-ubiquinone oxidoreductase, whose product MNSPGPAQRDVMEYDVAVIGGGPAGLATAIRLKQRKPELTVCVLEKGSTIGAHTLSGAVLEPGPLDALLPEWRTAPLPIKVPVTHDEFRWLGRKRAHKVPWIPQYLRNEGNFIVSLGGLVGWLGTQAENLGIDVFAGFAAALPLFDDDGSVAGVQIGDMGVQHDGSRGPNYTPGPEVRARLTVIAEGCRGSLAKVLINRYKLDAGCDPQVYALGMKELWQLPPGRVRPGLVQHSVGWPLDAKTYGGSFVYHLTDNRVYVGFVSGLDYRDPRFFPFEAFQQFKHHPSMHDFLKGGEILSAGARAISAGGIQSMPKLEMPGAVLVGDSAGTLNVPKIKGIHQAIRCGMAAADYFAENDTSIGFDSIWRKTEAVAELHEVRNIKPGFKRGLKLGMLNAGIESVLAGKTPWTLRNQATWPLEKLADYESPNRHWVNRDLPPRDRLSSVFFAVTAHDEVQPAHLKVRDKNICATTCATEYGNPCTRFCPAGVYEMVDDEAGGKRLQINAANCVHCKACDIKDPYQIIDWVTPEGGSGPNYQLL is encoded by the coding sequence ATGAACAGCCCCGGGCCCGCGCAACGCGATGTGATGGAGTACGACGTCGCCGTCATCGGCGGCGGCCCCGCCGGGCTAGCTACCGCCATTCGCCTCAAGCAACGCAAGCCCGAACTCACCGTCTGCGTGCTCGAAAAGGGCTCGACCATCGGCGCGCATACGCTCTCGGGCGCGGTGCTGGAACCCGGCCCGCTGGACGCGCTGCTGCCCGAATGGCGCACCGCCCCGCTGCCCATCAAAGTACCGGTCACGCACGATGAATTCCGCTGGCTCGGGCGCAAACGCGCGCACAAAGTGCCGTGGATTCCGCAATACCTGCGCAACGAGGGCAACTTCATCGTCTCGCTCGGCGGATTGGTCGGATGGCTGGGGACGCAGGCCGAGAACCTCGGGATCGACGTCTTCGCGGGCTTCGCCGCCGCGCTGCCGCTGTTCGACGACGACGGCTCGGTGGCCGGCGTGCAGATAGGCGACATGGGCGTGCAACACGACGGCTCCCGCGGTCCTAACTACACGCCGGGTCCCGAAGTGCGCGCGCGGCTCACGGTCATCGCCGAAGGTTGCCGCGGCAGCCTCGCCAAGGTGCTGATCAATCGCTACAAGCTGGATGCCGGCTGCGATCCCCAGGTTTATGCGCTCGGCATGAAGGAGCTGTGGCAGCTTCCGCCCGGGCGCGTACGGCCGGGGCTGGTGCAGCACAGTGTCGGATGGCCGCTCGACGCCAAGACCTACGGCGGCAGCTTCGTCTATCACCTGACCGACAACCGCGTGTACGTCGGTTTCGTCAGCGGGCTCGACTATCGCGATCCGCGTTTCTTCCCGTTCGAAGCGTTCCAGCAGTTCAAGCATCACCCGTCGATGCACGATTTCCTCAAGGGCGGCGAGATCCTGTCGGCCGGCGCGCGCGCCATTTCCGCGGGCGGCATCCAGTCGATGCCCAAGCTCGAGATGCCGGGCGCCGTGCTCGTGGGCGACTCCGCTGGCACGTTGAACGTGCCGAAGATCAAGGGAATCCACCAAGCCATCCGCTGCGGCATGGCGGCCGCGGATTATTTCGCCGAGAACGACACCAGCATCGGGTTCGATTCCATCTGGCGCAAGACCGAAGCGGTCGCCGAACTACATGAAGTGCGCAACATCAAGCCCGGGTTCAAGCGGGGTTTGAAGCTGGGCATGCTCAACGCGGGCATCGAAAGTGTGCTGGCCGGCAAGACGCCGTGGACCTTGCGCAACCAGGCAACCTGGCCGCTCGAGAAGCTGGCCGACTACGAGTCGCCGAACCGGCACTGGGTCAACCGCGATCTGCCGCCGCGGGATCGGCTGAGCTCGGTGTTCTTCGCCGTGACCGCACACGACGAAGTGCAGCCCGCGCACCTGAAAGTGCGCGACAAGAACATCTGCGCGACCACCTGCGCCACGGAATACGGCAATCCGTGCACACGGTTCTGCCCCGCCGGCGTGTACGAGATGGTGGATGACGAGGCCGGCGGCAAACGCCTGCAGATCAACGCGGCCAACTGCGTCCATTGCAAGGCCTGCGACATCAAGGACCCGTACCAGATCATCGACTGGGTGACGCCCGAGGGCGGCTCCGGTCCTAACTACCAGCTGTTGTGA
- the zapE gene encoding cell division protein ZapE, giving the protein MSSPPDVLGKLYAQEIAKRAFTADAAQLAAVARLERLRAELAEAAAAPLGKRLLRGLTHSGAPKGVYLWGGVGRGKTWLMDLFYASLTQPAKRRTHFYRFMQEVHGDLKRLKGMQSPLEGVADKIAKKARVICFDELFVSDIADAMILAGLFDALLKRGVALVFTSNVKPKDLYKNGLQRDRFLPTIALLEKNCEVVAVDGGVDYRLRQLTAAPIYLPAGGTDTLKKLEELFDDLSDDDVESGGTITVNNRKIKVVRESENVIWFEFAALCEGPRSPSDYVAIASEYQSVMIANVPVFDDSADNAARRFISVIDEFYDRGVNVILSAAAAPADLYKGEKLKFEFQRTTSRLMEMQSKEYLARAHRAA; this is encoded by the coding sequence GTGAGTTCACCGCCCGACGTCCTCGGCAAACTCTACGCCCAGGAAATCGCCAAACGCGCTTTCACCGCCGACGCCGCGCAACTTGCGGCGGTCGCCAGACTCGAACGCCTGCGCGCCGAGCTGGCCGAGGCCGCCGCGGCGCCGCTGGGCAAACGACTGCTGCGCGGGCTCACGCATTCGGGCGCGCCGAAGGGCGTCTATCTCTGGGGCGGTGTCGGCCGCGGCAAGACCTGGCTCATGGACCTTTTCTACGCCAGCCTCACGCAGCCCGCGAAGCGGCGCACGCATTTCTATCGCTTCATGCAGGAAGTGCACGGCGACTTGAAGCGGTTGAAAGGCATGCAGTCGCCGCTCGAAGGCGTCGCCGACAAGATCGCGAAGAAGGCGCGCGTCATCTGCTTCGACGAGTTGTTCGTCTCCGACATAGCGGATGCGATGATCCTCGCCGGACTGTTCGACGCCTTGCTCAAGCGCGGCGTCGCGCTGGTCTTCACGTCGAACGTGAAGCCGAAAGACTTGTACAAAAACGGCCTGCAACGCGACCGTTTCCTGCCGACCATCGCGTTGCTCGAGAAGAACTGCGAGGTCGTCGCCGTGGACGGCGGAGTGGACTACCGGCTGCGCCAGCTGACCGCCGCGCCCATCTACCTGCCGGCGGGCGGCACGGACACATTGAAGAAGCTCGAAGAGCTGTTCGATGATCTATCCGATGACGATGTGGAGTCCGGCGGCACGATTACCGTAAACAACCGCAAGATCAAGGTCGTGCGCGAGAGCGAAAACGTCATCTGGTTCGAGTTCGCGGCGTTGTGCGAGGGCCCGCGCAGCCCCTCGGACTATGTCGCCATCGCGAGCGAATACCAGTCGGTGATGATCGCCAACGTGCCCGTGTTCGACGACAGCGCGGACAACGCCGCGCGGCGTTTCATCTCCGTGATCGACGAGTTCTACGATCGCGGCGTCAACGTGATCCTGTCTGCCGCCGCCGCGCCGGCGGATCTCTACAAAGGCGAGAAGCTCAAGTTCGAATTCCAGCGCACCACGAGCCGGCTCATGGAAATGCAGAGCAAGGAATACCTGGCGCGCGCGCACCGCGCCGCTTAG
- a CDS encoding 3-oxoacid CoA-transferase subunit B — MPWTRDDLARRAAKELRDGYYVNLGIGIPTLVANYIPAGVDVVLQSENGMLGMGPFPYEGEEDPDLINAGKQTITQLATSSYFSSADSFGMIRGGHIHLSVLGALEVAENGDLANWMVPGKMVKGMGGAMDLVAGVRRVVVVMEHNSKDGAPKFKPRCELPLTGANCVDMLITDLAVFERPDRKSTFKLLELAPGVTADEVRKKTGANFVG, encoded by the coding sequence ATGCCCTGGACGCGTGACGATCTCGCCAGACGCGCCGCCAAGGAACTGCGCGACGGGTACTACGTGAACCTCGGCATCGGCATTCCGACGCTGGTGGCCAACTACATTCCGGCTGGAGTCGACGTGGTCTTGCAGTCGGAGAACGGCATGCTGGGCATGGGGCCGTTCCCGTACGAAGGCGAGGAAGATCCGGATCTCATCAACGCCGGCAAACAGACGATCACCCAGCTGGCGACCTCGTCGTATTTCTCGTCGGCCGACAGCTTCGGCATGATTCGCGGCGGGCACATCCACCTCTCAGTGCTCGGCGCACTCGAAGTCGCCGAAAACGGCGATCTCGCCAACTGGATGGTGCCCGGCAAGATGGTCAAGGGCATGGGTGGTGCGATGGATCTCGTGGCCGGCGTGCGCCGCGTAGTCGTGGTCATGGAGCACAACTCGAAGGATGGAGCGCCGAAGTTCAAGCCGCGCTGCGAATTGCCCCTGACCGGTGCGAACTGCGTCGACATGTTGATCACCGATCTTGCGGTTTTCGAGCGCCCGGATCGCAAATCGACGTTCAAACTACTCGAGCTCGCGCCCGGAGTCACTGCCGATGAAGTACGCAAGAAGACCGGCGCGAACTTCGTCGGCTGA
- a CDS encoding CoA transferase subunit A, whose translation MPTSKVYENAVAALAGLTRDNMTVMSGGFGLCGLPENLIVALRDSGAKGLTVISNNAGVDGFGLGLLLETRQIRKMVSSYVGENKEFERQYLAKELELEFNPQGTLAERIRAGGAGIYGFYTRTGAGTVVADGKEQRDVNGEIFILETGLTADLSIVKAWKGDTEGNLVYRKTARNFNPMMATAGRVTVAEVEELVEPGSLDPDQIHTPGIFVQRIIKGSNYQKRIEQRTVRKKGGV comes from the coding sequence ATGCCCACTAGCAAGGTTTACGAGAACGCGGTCGCCGCGCTGGCGGGCCTCACGCGTGACAACATGACCGTCATGTCCGGCGGCTTCGGCCTGTGCGGACTGCCGGAGAATCTCATCGTCGCGCTGCGCGATTCGGGCGCGAAGGGCCTCACCGTCATTTCCAACAACGCCGGTGTCGACGGCTTCGGGCTGGGTCTGCTGCTCGAGACGCGGCAGATCCGGAAAATGGTGTCGTCGTACGTCGGCGAGAACAAGGAATTCGAACGGCAATACCTCGCGAAGGAGCTCGAGCTCGAATTCAATCCGCAGGGCACGCTGGCGGAACGCATTCGCGCCGGTGGCGCGGGCATCTACGGCTTCTACACCCGCACCGGCGCTGGTACGGTGGTGGCGGACGGCAAGGAACAACGCGACGTGAACGGCGAGATTTTCATTCTCGAGACCGGCCTGACCGCGGATCTATCCATCGTGAAAGCCTGGAAAGGCGACACCGAGGGCAATCTCGTTTATCGCAAGACCGCGCGTAACTTCAATCCGATGATGGCGACGGCGGGACGCGTCACCGTCGCGGAAGTCGAGGAGCTGGTCGAGCCGGGCTCGCTCGATCCAGACCAGATTCACACGCCCGGCATCTTCGTGCAGCGGATCATCAAGGGATCGAACTACCAGAAACGAATCGAGCAGCGCACCGTGCGGAAAAAGGGAGGGGTCTGA
- the maiA gene encoding maleylacetoacetate isomerase, translating to MTLELYSFWRSSASYRVRIALNLKALPYELHAVNLVRDGGEQFSAAFREVNPQSRVPTLVHNGQRFSQSLAIIEYLDETFPDHRLIPRDPVDRARVRMLSQIIACDIQPLQNTSTTRYLKEQMQQDDAAVAAWLREWIKRGLDAYDAHLERDRLSGKFSHGDTPTMADCCLIPQLYAAQRFGVEPAHYPRLALIAENCAAISAFIHAHPSKQPDAH from the coding sequence TTGACTCTCGAGCTATACAGCTTCTGGCGCAGTTCCGCGTCGTATCGCGTACGCATCGCGCTCAATCTCAAGGCGCTGCCCTACGAACTGCATGCGGTGAACCTGGTGCGCGACGGCGGCGAGCAGTTTTCCGCCGCGTTTCGCGAGGTGAATCCGCAGAGCCGTGTGCCCACGCTGGTACACAACGGGCAACGGTTTTCGCAGTCGCTCGCCATCATCGAATACCTCGACGAGACGTTTCCCGATCACCGGCTCATTCCGCGCGATCCGGTGGATCGCGCGCGCGTACGCATGTTGTCGCAGATCATCGCCTGCGACATTCAGCCGCTGCAGAACACCAGCACCACGCGGTATCTCAAGGAGCAGATGCAACAGGACGATGCCGCCGTCGCCGCGTGGCTGCGGGAGTGGATCAAGCGCGGGCTCGACGCATATGACGCACACCTCGAGCGCGACCGGCTGTCGGGCAAGTTCTCGCACGGCGACACGCCGACCATGGCGGATTGCTGCCTCATTCCGCAGCTGTACGCGGCGCAGCGCTTCGGTGTCGAGCCGGCGCACTATCCACGGCTGGCCTTGATCGCGGAAAACTGCGCGGCGATCTCCGCGTTCATTCATGCCCATCCTTCGAAGCAGCCCGATGCCCACTAG
- the hppD gene encoding 4-hydroxyphenylpyruvate dioxygenase, whose amino-acid sequence MAATIPPSLAGPLANPMGTDGFEFVEYAAPDPKLLRNLFEQLGFPVVARHRSKNVTLHSQGGINFVINAEPSSFAQRFAQAHGPSVCAMAFRVADAAAAFERAVSLGAEPHRSSVGPMELNIPAIVGIGGSLIYFVDRYGDQTIYDVDFRSVTPQSMQQAGLIEIDHLTHNVHRGHMDKWTGFYETLFNFREIRYFDIEGKKTGLFSRALTSPCGKIRIPINESQDDKSQIEEYLREYKGEGIQHIALSTADIYHTVDVLRGRGVAFQDTPETYYEGANARVAGHQEDIEELRKRRILIDGNATNHEGVLLQIFTANVIGPIFFEIIQRKGNQGFGEGNFKALFESIELDQIRRGVV is encoded by the coding sequence ATGGCTGCCACGATTCCACCTTCCTTGGCGGGCCCACTGGCCAATCCCATGGGCACCGACGGTTTCGAGTTCGTCGAATACGCAGCTCCTGACCCGAAGCTGCTGCGCAATCTTTTCGAGCAGCTGGGTTTCCCGGTCGTTGCCCGCCATCGCAGCAAGAACGTGACGCTGCATTCGCAGGGCGGTATCAATTTCGTCATCAATGCCGAGCCGTCGTCGTTCGCGCAGCGTTTTGCGCAGGCGCATGGTCCTTCGGTGTGTGCGATGGCGTTCCGCGTCGCCGACGCGGCCGCGGCGTTCGAGCGCGCCGTGTCGCTGGGCGCGGAGCCGCATCGCAGCAGCGTCGGGCCGATGGAGCTCAACATCCCGGCAATCGTCGGCATCGGTGGCTCGCTCATTTACTTCGTCGATCGATACGGCGACCAGACGATCTACGACGTCGATTTCCGCAGTGTGACACCGCAGTCGATGCAGCAGGCCGGGCTCATCGAGATCGACCATCTCACGCACAACGTCCACCGCGGCCACATGGACAAGTGGACCGGTTTCTACGAGACGTTGTTCAACTTCCGCGAGATCCGCTACTTCGACATCGAAGGGAAGAAGACCGGGTTGTTCTCGCGCGCGCTGACCAGCCCCTGCGGCAAGATCCGCATACCGATCAACGAATCGCAGGACGACAAGTCCCAGATCGAGGAATACCTGCGCGAATACAAGGGCGAGGGCATCCAGCACATCGCGCTGTCAACCGCTGACATCTACCACACCGTGGACGTGCTGCGCGGCCGCGGTGTCGCGTTCCAGGACACGCCCGAGACCTATTACGAAGGCGCCAACGCGCGCGTCGCCGGCCACCAGGAAGACATCGAGGAGCTGCGCAAGCGCCGCATCCTCATCGATGGCAATGCCACGAATCATGAAGGAGTGTTGTTGCAGATTTTCACGGCCAACGTGATCGGGCCCATCTTCTTCGAGATCATCCAGCGCAAGGGCAACCAGGGTTTCGGCGAAGGCAATTTCAAGGCATTGTTCGAGTCGATCGAACTCGATCAGATCCGCCGGGGTGTGGTTTGA
- a CDS encoding MarR family transcriptional regulator, whose protein sequence is MTRPTKLHLEKFLPYRLSVLSNTVSGAIAASYFLHFGLSIPEWRVMAILAANPGLSAAEVTARTAMDKVAVSRAVATLLAAGRLRRTTVPADRRRTHLELTTAGERVYAQVVPMALEYERRLVAPLSSRDRAILDRILRVLLGRAVELGPAQPE, encoded by the coding sequence ATGACCCGCCCTACGAAACTCCATCTCGAGAAATTTCTTCCCTACCGGCTGTCGGTGTTGTCCAACACCGTGAGCGGCGCGATCGCGGCGAGTTATTTCCTGCACTTCGGCCTGTCGATCCCCGAATGGCGGGTCATGGCCATCCTGGCGGCGAATCCCGGCCTGTCCGCGGCGGAAGTGACCGCGCGAACCGCCATGGACAAGGTTGCCGTGAGCCGCGCAGTCGCCACCCTGCTGGCCGCCGGCCGGCTGCGCCGCACCACGGTTCCCGCCGATCGCCGCCGCACGCACCTCGAACTCACGACCGCCGGCGAGCGGGTCTATGCGCAGGTCGTGCCCATGGCGCTGGAATACGAGCGGCGCCTGGTGGCGCCGTTGTCCAGCCGCGATCGCGCGATCCTCGACCGGATTCTGCGAGTTCTGCTAGGCCGCGCCGTCGAGCTCGGCCCCGCGCAGCCGGAGTGA